The genomic interval ACGTGCAACAGATCGCAGTGGTCGTTGCACCACAGTTCGATCTTCGCGTCGGTGCCCTGCGTCGCGTCCTCGTAGGCCACACCCCCGCTGATCTCGAAGAGCGCTTCGTACATGGGCTGGACGGTTGTCGCCCTGAGATCATAAAGCACCCTCCACGTGCCGGGGCTCGGCCTCACGATCGTCGACACGCTCGTCGAAGCCCACGGCTGGGAAATCGCGCTCGACGGCGACGGGGCGGAGGCGCGCTTCGAGGTCGTCTTCGGGCCGAGCGACCCGCTGCCGGTTCGGCGGCCGAGCGAATGACGCGACGCCCGATCGAGCGCCGGGCCCGAGTGGACGAGAACTGAAAGAGAAATCACGAGCCGGAGTTCGAACCCGACCGCGAGAAGGTCGTTCGTTCGCGCCGGGATCACGTGGTTCGAACCGTGCGTTCGGCGGCCGCTCGTTGCGTTCGTTTCCCGCAGCAAGCCTAGGCCGGGATTTGAACCGAAGGTTCAATAGCTTATGTATAATACTGAGATATGAGCCATGACCGACCCGGTAAGGATGCTCGACGCGCTCAAGCGTCAAATTCGGGGAAACCTGGATGAACTCGAAGACCACGAGGAACCGCGCGACGTGAACGACCGCGACCGAGACGCACTGCTCGAATTCGACCGGCGGATGCAACTGTTGGATTCCAAATACGGCGACTACCGACG from Halococcus agarilyticus carries:
- a CDS encoding HAMP domain-containing histidine kinase; its protein translation is MPGLGLTIVDTLVEAHGWEIALDGDGAEARFEVVFGPSDPLPVRRPSE